The DNA window TTTTAATTTTTAATTTCAAATGAAAGGTAGCCAATTTTTAAATGACTAAATAAGGAACCTTTTAAAAATTTAAGCATTCGGCACTTATTCATTTAAAATTTAGCCTTTAAAATTTAAAATTATGGATCGGATTCTTTCCTAGATTTCTCCGACATGGTCGAATTGACAGCTCGTAGCATTTTAGTATCCAATTACCTTTCCAAAAAGGTCTTCTTTTGGTACGTAACCGAAGAAGCGAGAGTCGTTGCTGACTTGGCGATTGTCGCCTAATACCAGATATTGATCATTTGGCACGGTGCCATCAATATCGATCACGCCCGTAAAGGTGATTGATCCCGAAGGTAAATAATCCTCGGTGATTTTTTGATTGTTGCGATAAACAACATCATCTACAATTTTGATTTGATCGCCCGGGATGCCAATGATTCGTTTTACATACCATGTGTTTAACGGATCGCCGGGGAATCGCAAAATGACCACGTCGCCACGGTTCCACGAATTGAAATTTTTCGAAACTAAATCTACCAGCACCCATTGCTTATCCTTTAGTGTTGGATCCATGCTGTGTCCATCAACTTTAACGGCAGTAATTAATGAACGCATGATTATCAACAACAGAATTACGCTCAGTAAAATGCCTCGGCCGAATAACATTAGCCAAGAAGCAAGAGTAGCAAATTTTTCTAACGTGTTGTTCATATCACCTTTACAAATACGCTGGCATAATGGTGTCTCTAATACTTTCAGACGCAACTTTTAATACCGGTGCAATATATTGCTGGAACTGGTCAAAATCACGAATTGGGTCTGGTGTCATTAGCCATGATGGCTGTCTAAACTCAGCATCTTTCCACCGCCCAAGCCACTGTGGAGTGACGCCCAGCACAATTGCCAATGGCAAATACTGTTCCCATGCGTTCTGATTTACCAAAGATGGGGGCACAGGGATTTTTGAGGTCAAAACTGATTTGCTGGAGATTAATTTTGCTAGTACGTCTGAGCCGTGTGGGCTCATGCGAGCAATACCTGGGGTAGAGGAATATAAAATGGCACAAGTAACCATTACCCCGCCTAAAAACCACAACAGTGGTGTAGCAGATGGCAAGAATAAGTAGGCGGATAAAAAGATGGTGCCAAAGATGGCAGTAAGTAAGAACGTAATGATATAAAGCCTCCAGTGAGTTACCAGTGGCGAGGGTTTAAACCAGCCGTAGCTTTCGACTTCTTGATAAATTGCCAAGTTGGCAGTTTTACTTTGCTGATTAATCATCTGCGTTTTTATCTCTTTGGATAGCTGGTATCCGGTGGAGTTGAAGCTCTGTTTAAACCATCGTTCCATCATAAATGATTCGTGATTGCGAAGCTCATCGCGGCCTTTATCGCGATACATCACTACGTTATCATCGCGAATAAGTATTCTAATATGACCGCGAATTGCCAAATCAATTAGAGTAGCCGCACTGGCACGCCGAGAGACGAATCCTCGGATTAGCACGGTTAAAGCACCGGGCGAAGTGTTTAGTATCTCTGGATGAATGTTGGAATCAATGTCAGTTATCCTGACGCGTAACCGACGCCTGAGAGCAAGAGAGGTTAACAAAACTAACGGTAGCAATAGCCCCATTGCTACCCATGCGGGATCTGGGATATTGCTGAGGGCGGATAAAATTCTCCAAATTATCGGATCGCTAAAAATACCACTTTTAACCTCGGCCACAATGGTAATTTGCCCACCATACATAGAATTTACAAACCAACTGCGAGATTGTGGAGAACTGGAAATTTGTTGGCTGGATGCGCCATGGATGGCGTATAATTTTGGATTAACTGAATCAATTATCCCATCGGAACTGGTAATAGTGATAGTATCTGTTGGGCCCGAATCTAGATTTGTTAGAATCGGAACAAATAATACATTTGTCCGCCAACCACGATGAAGCTCCCCTAACGATTCACCTGTTTCGGCATTCGTAACTTCTCCGTTTTTGTTTAAGGTTAAATTAATATCAGCCGCATATAATTTGGCGGGGATGAAAAATATACTCAAGCATATGAGCAATAAGAAATATTTTACAATTCTAGCCATTTTAACTCTCCACCAAAAAATTCTAAGCACCAAATTCAAAAAAAAATTAAAAATTTCGGTTTGATATTTTCCCCAAATTTGTTATGCTTTAAGCAAAAGAGAGGAAAAATGCTTCCAGAAACATTATCTCAGATAAAAGGTCAGATGACCAAATCCGTGGATCATTTGTCAGAGCAGCTTAAGTCGCTGCGTACCGGCCGAGCAAATTCGGCAATGGTTGAGGATGTTTTGGTAACATACTACGGTGCAAAAACGCCGCTAAAACAAGTGGCAACCATTCAAATTCCAGAAAGCTCTCTGATTGTAATTCAGCCGTGGGACCCGAAGGCATTAAACGATATTGAGCAAGGAATTCGTGAGGCCGAGCTGGGGATGAATCCAACTAACGATGGGCGAGTAATTAGGCTTAGTTTACCGCCGCTTACAACGGAGCGCCGTACGGAGTTAATCAAAATGCTGCATAAAATGGGTGAGGAAACCAGGGTAGTCATTCGAAATATCCGGAAAGAGGCATGGGATTCTACGCAAGCAGGTTTCAAAAAGGGTGATGTAACAGAGGATGATAAATATCGCACCGAAGAGCAGTTGAACAAAATTGTTGATGAATATAACAACAAAATTGAAGAAATTATTAAACTAAAAGAACAAGATT is part of the Patescibacteria group bacterium genome and encodes:
- the frr gene encoding ribosome recycling factor translates to MLPETLSQIKGQMTKSVDHLSEQLKSLRTGRANSAMVEDVLVTYYGAKTPLKQVATIQIPESSLIVIQPWDPKALNDIEQGIREAELGMNPTNDGRVIRLSLPPLTTERRTELIKMLHKMGEETRVVIRNIRKEAWDSTQAGFKKGDVTEDDKYRTEEQLNKIVDEYNNKIEEIIKLKEQDLQTV
- the lepB gene encoding signal peptidase I; the encoded protein is MNNTLEKFATLASWLMLFGRGILLSVILLLIIMRSLITAVKVDGHSMDPTLKDKQWVLVDLVSKNFNSWNRGDVVILRFPGDPLNTWYVKRIIGIPGDQIKIVDDVVYRNNQKITEDYLPSGSITFTGVIDIDGTVPNDQYLVLGDNRQVSNDSRFFGYVPKEDLFGKVIGY